In Streptomyces sp. NBC_00704, a genomic segment contains:
- a CDS encoding acetylxylan esterase yields the protein MPAFDLPLPELERHRPQLDEPADFDAFWAETLHREGQREPLLSVRPVGTGLRLVRTWDVTFRGFAGDPVRAWFSRPAGAREPLPAVVEYIGYGRGRGFPHERLTWVNAGYAHLLMDNRGQGDQYGDGGGTPDPHATAPGGPVPAARGLLSHRDHHYRRLITDAVRAATAVRALPGVDPAHVVAVGNSQGGGLALAVAGLVPDLAAALVTAPFLCGVRRALELTDEGPYGEIAAYLAVHRGAEEAAHRTLAYTEGVSFARRARAPVHFGTGLRDTVCPPSGTYAAFNRYGELSGRPRPDREIHAYPYNGHEGGGGRHVRRQLDWLADRLARRGVRGAPLPDAADGADRADRAG from the coding sequence GTGCCCGCGTTCGACCTGCCGCTGCCCGAACTGGAACGCCATCGTCCACAGCTCGACGAACCTGCCGACTTCGACGCGTTCTGGGCCGAGACCCTGCACCGGGAGGGACAGCGGGAGCCCCTGCTGTCCGTGCGTCCCGTCGGGACCGGGCTGCGTCTCGTCCGGACCTGGGACGTCACCTTCCGCGGCTTCGCGGGCGACCCGGTCCGGGCCTGGTTCAGCCGCCCGGCCGGCGCGCGGGAGCCGCTGCCCGCCGTCGTCGAGTACATCGGCTACGGACGCGGTCGCGGCTTTCCGCACGAGCGGCTGACCTGGGTGAACGCCGGCTACGCGCATCTGCTGATGGACAACCGCGGCCAGGGCGACCAGTACGGCGACGGAGGCGGCACCCCCGACCCGCACGCCACCGCGCCGGGCGGTCCGGTCCCGGCCGCCCGTGGCCTGCTCTCCCACCGGGACCACCACTACCGGCGGCTCATCACGGACGCGGTGCGCGCCGCGACCGCGGTCCGCGCGCTGCCCGGAGTCGACCCGGCCCACGTCGTCGCCGTCGGCAACAGCCAGGGCGGCGGCCTCGCGCTGGCCGTCGCGGGCCTGGTCCCCGATCTCGCCGCCGCACTCGTCACGGCGCCTTTCCTGTGCGGCGTCCGGCGCGCCCTGGAACTCACCGACGAGGGCCCGTACGGGGAGATCGCCGCCTACCTCGCCGTTCACCGCGGCGCGGAAGAGGCGGCCCACCGCACGCTCGCCTACACGGAAGGCGTCTCCTTCGCCCGGCGGGCCCGCGCCCCGGTCCACTTCGGCACCGGCCTGCGCGACACCGTCTGCCCGCCGAGCGGCACGTACGCCGCGTTCAACCGCTACGGCGAGCTGAGCGGCCGCCCGCGCCCCGACAGGGAGATCCACGCCTACCCGTACAACGGGCACGAGGGGGGCGGGGGCCGGCACGTGAGACGCCAACTCGACTGGCTGGCAGACCGGTTGGCCCGACGTGGGGTCCGCGGCGCACCGCTGCCGGACGCGGCGGACGGGGCGGACAGGGCGGACAGGGCGGGGTGA
- a CDS encoding lytic polysaccharide monooxygenase auxiliary activity family 9 protein yields the protein MITPKKKSKLRTRALLLVLLALLATVPALGLIVSAGGRAEAHGTPMKPGSRTFLCWQDALTDTGEIKPVNPACKNAQQVSGTTPFYNWFSVLRSDGAGRTRGFVPDGQLCSGGNPNFTGFNAPRNDWPLTHLTAGATVDFSYNAWAAHPGWFYVYVTKDGFDPTRALTWDDLESRPFLSVDHPPLHGSPGTVEANYSWTGQLPAGKSGRHIVYMVWQRSDSAETFYSCSDVVFDGGNGEVTGIHEPGNPTEPVPGACTATRKTTNTWNGGYQSEVTVTNSGDVPMLGWMVDWTLPSGQSVDSLWSGNPTYTGQSVMVHNADWNGSLSPGQSTTFGYVTSGSGGDTATSLPCRVG from the coding sequence ATGATCACGCCAAAAAAGAAGTCGAAGTTACGCACCCGAGCCCTCCTCCTCGTCCTCCTGGCCCTGCTGGCCACCGTTCCCGCCCTCGGCCTGATCGTCTCCGCGGGCGGCAGGGCCGAGGCGCACGGCACCCCCATGAAACCCGGCAGCCGCACCTTCCTGTGCTGGCAGGACGCGCTGACCGACACCGGTGAGATCAAGCCGGTCAACCCGGCCTGCAAGAACGCCCAGCAGGTGAGCGGGACCACGCCGTTCTACAACTGGTTCTCGGTGCTGCGCTCCGACGGCGCGGGCCGCACCCGCGGCTTCGTGCCGGACGGTCAGCTGTGCAGCGGCGGCAATCCCAACTTCACCGGGTTCAACGCGCCGCGCAACGACTGGCCGCTGACCCATCTCACCGCGGGCGCGACCGTCGACTTCTCCTACAATGCCTGGGCGGCCCACCCGGGCTGGTTCTACGTCTACGTGACGAAGGACGGATTCGACCCGACTCGCGCCCTCACCTGGGACGACCTGGAGAGCCGGCCCTTCCTCTCCGTCGACCACCCGCCGCTGCACGGCAGTCCCGGCACGGTCGAGGCCAACTACTCCTGGACCGGACAGCTTCCGGCCGGCAAGTCCGGTCGCCACATCGTCTACATGGTCTGGCAGCGCTCGGACAGCGCGGAGACCTTCTACTCCTGCTCCGACGTCGTCTTCGACGGCGGAAACGGCGAGGTGACGGGCATCCACGAACCGGGCAACCCCACCGAGCCGGTTCCGGGCGCCTGCACCGCCACCCGCAAGACCACGAACACCTGGAACGGCGGCTACCAGTCCGAGGTGACCGTCACCAACTCCGGCGACGTGCCGATGCTCGGCTGGATGGTCGACTGGACGCTCCCCTCGGGGCAGTCGGTCGACAGCCTGTGGAGCGGCAACCCCACGTACACCGGGCAGTCGGTCATGGTCCACAACGCCGACTGGAACGGCTCGCTGAGTCCGGGGCAGAGCACGACCTTCGGGTATGTCACGTCCGGCTCGGGAGGAGACACCGCCACGAGCCTGCCCTGCCGAGTCGGCTGA